In the genome of Cynocephalus volans isolate mCynVol1 chromosome 10, mCynVol1.pri, whole genome shotgun sequence, the window GCCCATCCCATGGGGGTCCCCACCCCAGTGTGGGGACAGAGGTGAGAGGGGTGTTCTGGGACCTGGGGAGCGGTCACAGGTCAGAAGTCATGAGGGATGGGGGGGTATGTGTTAAAACACCaaataggagagaaaaagaaatctgagtTCGATGTGCATTTCAACTCCCCCCTCCCCTGGAAGGTCACAGTGATCGAATGTGGGGATGGGCACAGGTCTGGCCAGGGGCACCCAAGGGAAAGGGACTGGGACCATGGGGGGGGGTCCTcgagcagagacagagaagacGCGGCCTCGTCCTCTCCAGCTGGGACACACAGGTCCTCTCATGGGCTCCCGTTTTCCCATCCGCAGGACAAGGGGCCCCTCCAGCACATGGTTTTGGGGATACAGACAGAACGGGAGGGCAGAGAGAAGGGGACGGAACAGGGGggagccccagccctgcctcgGTTTCCCCAGCCGAGATGagagacgaggaggaggaggaggcagcggGCGGGGCGCGGGTGGCGGGGCGCGGGTGGCGGGTGGCGGGTGGTGTGGCGGCTCACATGAGGGTGCACTTGCCCTTGATGCGGTCTGTCCGCTTCTGCTTGCTGGAGCGCTTGCCGTCGATGCTCAGGCTCATGTTGCGGCGCGTCTCCAGGGTGAGCAGCTCCTGGAAGAGCTCCTTGACGTTGTAGTTCATCTTGGCCGAAGTCTCCATGAAGGCGCACTTCCACTCCTGTGCCACGGCCTGCGCCTCGCGGGTGTCCACCTCCCGCTGGGTCTCATCACACTTGTTCCCCACCAGCATGACCGGGATGTCCTCCACACTGCCCTTGATCTGCACGATGAGCTTGTAGATGGGCCCCAGCTCCTCCAGGGACTGCTTGCTGGTGACCGAGAACACCAGGATGAAGGCGTGGCCTTTGGAGATGGACAGTCGCTGCATGGCCGGGAACTGGTGGCTGCCGGTGGTGTCCGTGATCTGCAGCGTGCACACGCTCTTATCACAGCTGATCACCTGGCGGTAGGTGTCCTCGATGGTGGGGATGTAGGTGTCGCGGAACGTGCCCTTCACGAAGCGCAGCACCAGTGAGCTCTTGCCCACACCGCCAGCCCCGAACACCACCACGCGGTAGTCGTTGCTTTGCTCGGGCATCTTCCCGCAGCAGGGGGCGGGGGGCTCGGAGGGCTGGTGCCAGCTGCTGGAACCCCAGACCACCGACCCTGTGTGGAGAGGAGTGTCAGATGCAAAAGCTCACCCAGCTGGGAGGGGACAGCCCCGGTCCTGGGGGATTGAGAGGGGTGgcttcttggggggggggggtgttggtcGTCCCCTGTCCTGGGAAGGCCGTTCGGGTGGATGTGGCTGACTTAGTGACACTGCCCTGCCTGCGGGCTCACAGCCAGCCTCTTCCGCTTGCTTCCCCCACAGCAAAACCTGGGGCCTAGGCTTGCCCAGGGGATTCTGAGCTGGAAGAGGTGTGGGGGTTGCCGGGACACACACCCAACTCCTTCCCCAGTGCACGCCATCCTTC includes:
- the DIRAS1 gene encoding GTP-binding protein Di-Ras1 → MPEQSNDYRVVVFGAGGVGKSSLVLRFVKGTFRDTYIPTIEDTYRQVISCDKSVCTLQITDTTGSHQFPAMQRLSISKGHAFILVFSVTSKQSLEELGPIYKLIVQIKGSVEDIPVMLVGNKCDETQREVDTREAQAVAQEWKCAFMETSAKMNYNVKELFQELLTLETRRNMSLSIDGKRSSKQKRTDRIKGKCTLM